The Streptomyces sp. M92 nucleotide sequence AACCCCAGGCCCAGCACCTGTGCCACTCCGAGGGCGACGACCAGCCAGCCGCCCACCGTGACCAGCAGGTCCCGGTGCCCGTAGAAGAGGCGCCCGGCCAGCGACCCCGCCACGCCGAGGGGCACCATGGTCAGACACAGTCCCGCGTAGAACAGCGCGGTCCGCCCCAGCAGTCGGGTGCGGCTGGTGAACGAGTAGGCGAAGAACGCCGGCAGCAGCAGGGCCGAGCAGGGGCTGAGCAGCGCCAGCAGCCCGCCGAGGAAGGCCACCGCGAACCCCGGGTCACTCATCGGTCCCGCCCTGTGCGCGTGCTTCCCCGGCGGCGGCCTCGGCCGCCTCGACCGCCTCCGCGAACACGTCCGTGGGCTGGGCGCCCAGGATCGGCCGTCCGTTCACGAGGAAGGCGGGGGTGCTGCTGACGCCGAGCGCGTACCCCTCCTCGACGTCCCGGTTCACGGCCTCGTCCGCCGCGGCGGAGGCCATGTCCGCGCGGAAGCGGTCGAGGTCCCCGACGCCCGCCTCCTCGGCCATGGCGACCAGTTCCTTCTCCGCGAAGTCGCCCTTGTTGCGCTCGCGCGGCTCGCCGTAGGCGGTGTCGTGGAAATCCCAGAACCGGCCCTGCCGTCCCGCCGCCCACGAGGCCCGGGCCGCCTGCTCGGACTCCTCGCCGAAGATCGGGAAGTGGCGCCACTCGATCCGCAGGACGCCCTTGTCGACGTAGTCGCGCAGCAGTTCGGGCTTGGTCTCGCGGGCGAACCGGCCGCAGTAGGGGCACTGG carries:
- a CDS encoding DsbA family protein, coding for MNAASRLPGKSRPTPRRRLRVVLAALVLVAAVTVAAVSLGGGGESADRPATASSSGPASAAPPADPALLALARRDADDPYALGEPDAPVVLIEYSDFQCPYCGRFARETKPELLRDYVDKGVLRIEWRHFPIFGEESEQAARASWAAGRQGRFWDFHDTAYGEPRERNKGDFAEKELVAMAEEAGVGDLDRFRADMASAAADEAVNRDVEEGYALGVSSTPAFLVNGRPILGAQPTDVFAEAVEAAEAAAGEARAQGGTDE